CCAGTACGGTGCAGTATGGTGTAGATGAGTTTGGTGATGCGGGCTTTGCCTTTGCCGGCCCTGCCCTGAATAACCTCTGGCCACGTCGTTGGTGGCCTCCACTATCCTCAGATCATCAGCCCCTGAAAGGAAAAGCAGCTTACACGGGTAACTTTCTGGATGGCTTTGGCAACCGCATGACCGTGCATGCGGTAGCAAATCCGCATCAGAGCTATCGTCAGCCCGCTCGTATCTATGACAGAGGTACGGGCTATGGCATCATCACATTTAACAAACAAGCTCGTAACATGAGCATAGAGTGCTGGCCTCGCTATATAGACCCTCAGGCTAATCCTCAGGGGCAATACGAAGGTTGGCCGGTGCAGCTTAAGCAAAGCGATAACTACGGACGTAAGCCCTATGCCTATCTTCAGGAGATAGAAGTGGAGAGTGCGACAGATCCTGTGGTAGAAGTAATTAATGAAGCAAGTGGAGAGCGTGAGTACATACTCAGAATCAAGGGGAGGCGCTTCCGCCCTCATGTGTTTGCCGAAGGTAGCTACAGTTTAAAAGTAAGCAGCCCGGAGGATGGAAAGAGCAAAACACTCAGTGGGCTAGTTGCGTCGGCCACTCCTGCGGATGAAGTTAAAAAGCTAAGCTTGTAGGGAACAATATCATAAAAAACCCGCCTTGAGTTATCAGGGCGGGTTTATTGGGTTTAAATCTCTTTTAGTTTGAGCTTACCAGCTCCTGCTCCTTCCGCAGAGGCTTCTGCCCGCGGGAAGCGTTACCTTTCCTGGACTTTTTCCGGCGGCCCCACCAGATCATCACCCCGGACACAGGCATACTGGCAATTACCAGACTGGCGATAAATGCAATAATTTTTCCGGTAAGCCCCAGAATAGCACCTCTGTGAATGTCGTAGTTCATCCTGATTAAGGTGTCTGCAAAACCAGCCTCTTCATACTTGCCTTCATAAGGTCCCTCAGCATCAAGAGGTTCTAGCGTATACTGGTCGTAATGCTTATAGTCCAGCTTATGGTAAGAGTCAGGGTCGTGGTTGATGAAGGTGTAATAAGAACTGGCCTTATCCTGGGGTATAGAGAAAAACAGAATACCGTCAGTAGGCTTTTGAGGCAAAAGTTTTGCCCAGAGAAGGTCTACGCCTTCTTCACTTTGCGCTGCTGCTACCGCTGTAGTATCTGACAAAGGAGCATGATATTGAGCCATACCATCTCCGCCGCTGGCAAAGTGTACGGTATTGGCAAACCAGTGAATGCCCATAATCATACCGGTTAAAGCCAGTACCAGCCCTACCGAAAACATGTAGAAACCTAACACATTATGCAGGTCATAGTTAAGTCTGCGCCATTTGGCGTTCCACTTAATGCTAAAGCGCTGCTTGAGGGCCTTTTTGTTTTTAGGCCACCACAATATGATACCGCTAATTAGCATAATGGCAAAGATAAGCGTGCCATAGGCGACTACAGGCTGCCCAATAGCAGGAGGCAGCCACAGGTAATAGTGCCCATGAATCATAATATGGAAGAAGTCGGCCTCTTCGTCGGTCACTTTAATTACCTTACCATTGTAGGGGTTAATGTGCACCATATAAAAGTGCTCAGGTTCCATGCCCCAAAACCATACCGCTGCTGCTTTATCCTCTTCTGTATAGATAACGTTTTTTGGGATATCCTCAGTATCCAGTGCCTCCTGTGCAATACGCATTAGCTGGCTGGGAGGGAGCAGTTGTGCCTCTTCTTGAGCTTCTATGTTGCGGAAGGAGTAAGTAATACTCTTAATCTCATCTTCAAAAGCAATGAGGCAGCCGGTAACGGCCACTATAAACACAATTAGCCCGGATGCGAATCCGAGCCAAAGGTGTAGTTTTCCTACAATTTTTTTAAAAGTCATAGTTAAAATTTATAGCCTAAAGACAAACGAAAGTTTCTTGGCGGCTCTGTTTGCCAGTAATAATAAGTGCTGTATGCAGAACCAGAGTATAAGTATTCGTCTAAAATGTTATTGACATTCAGTGCTACATTAAATTTTTCATTTTGCCAGGAAATAGCCCCATCCAGACGGAAGTAGTCCGGCAAAGCCTCCTGACCAGAGCTACCTGCCCACGACCAGGTAGAGCGCTCAACCTGCCATTGGTAGCCTAAAGAGAGTCCTAATCCCTGAATCAGCTTACTATTGAAGCGATAGTTTAGCCAGCCATTGGTAAGGTGCTTGGCAAAGCCCGGCACAGGGTTGCCTATATTGGCTTCTACTACATCTTCAGTAATTTCTGAGTCAGTCAGGGCGTAGTTCCATACCAGAGTTAAGCCCGGTACTATCTCCCCTTTAATATCCAGTTCTATACCGGAGGTTTGAGTTTGCCCGATTTGCACATAGTAGCTGATGCCTGTTTCTTCATCAAACTGCGACTGGGCTACATTATTTTTAGTAATGCGGTATAGAGCCAGGGTAGAGTTCCAGCGGCCATCAAACCAGTCTTTCTTCAGGCCAAACTCAACATTATTACCAGTGACAGGCTCCAGACCTTTACCATCTAAAGTATTGCCTACCTGCGGCAGAAAAGCCTGATCGTAGAGGGCATAGATAGAGGTCATAGGGTCTACAGAAATGCTTAAGCCGGTGCGAGGAGTAAATTTGGTGTTTTCTGTAATATTGGTGTACTGATTATCGGTACTACTGGTAAGTCTACCAGCCAAAGTAAGGCGCAGCCTTTCATCCCAGAAGTGCAGCTCGTCTTGTAGGTATATGCCCGAATAGGTCTGGCTCAGAATATTGCTGCCCGCGCGCTGGCGCAAGCTGCGAGAGCGGTCAAACTGAGGCAGGGAGTCCATAGGCACATAATGGACAGGGTTATAAATATTAAATGTGGTAGGGCCATTCAGGGTAGCACTCTGGTTCCAGTCCGCAATGTAGCGCTTGGAGCCCAGGTCCAGGCCTCCCAGTATTTTATGAGTAATGCCCCCGGTCTGTACCTCTCCATTTACATAGAACTGCCCGAATTTGCCGATGTTGAGAGCATCCCAGATGCTCATGGTACGCTGCATATCTCCGGCTTCATCTACTCCGGCAATCCAGAAGGAACTACCACTGGCTTCATAATTAAAATATGCCAGTTGTCCGCTAAGTTTCCAGTTGTCGGCCAGCTGGTGCTCTAAAAGCAGGAAGGTGCTATGGTCATGTACGGTAGAAGGATCCAGGTTTGGCTCGGCAATGGTAAAATCCAGAGGCAGATCAGCATAGCCATTAGCAGAAAAAACATAAGCTGAACCTATTGGAGAAGTTTGTGCGTACTGATAGGTGTACTCAGCGGTGAGCGAGGTACGATCATCTATCTGGTATTTA
This window of the Porifericola rhodea genome carries:
- a CDS encoding TonB-dependent receptor codes for the protein MNKISTHLLTLSLCVCLSWLSHFAVAQSYGNISGSVQSPKGEPLANINIALEGTSQGTSTSADGSFTLSRVAEGSYTLVASSVGYTTQKRNVTVKAGETTALQLQLSESATELSGIEVQGQAAQYKVDVPSTSLRIQTPLLEVPQNIQVINREMLQDQRIFDMLEGVSRNVSGVTRLEHWDNYARLNMRGSRIAPFRNGMNVQSSWGPLTEDMSFVERIEFVKGPAGFMMANGEPSGFYNVVTKKPSGVTRGEATLTVGSFDTYRATTDLDGKLSEDGRLLYRLNLMGQTKGSHRPYEYNNRYTVAPVIKYQIDDRTSLTAEYTYQYAQTSPIGSAYVFSANGYADLPLDFTIAEPNLDPSTVHDHSTFLLLEHQLADNWKLSGQLAYFNYEASGSSFWIAGVDEAGDMQRTMSIWDALNIGKFGQFYVNGEVQTGGITHKILGGLDLGSKRYIADWNQSATLNGPTTFNIYNPVHYVPMDSLPQFDRSRSLRQRAGSNILSQTYSGIYLQDELHFWDERLRLTLAGRLTSSTDNQYTNITENTKFTPRTGLSISVDPMTSIYALYDQAFLPQVGNTLDGKGLEPVTGNNVEFGLKKDWFDGRWNSTLALYRITKNNVAQSQFDEETGISYYVQIGQTQTSGIELDIKGEIVPGLTLVWNYALTDSEITEDVVEANIGNPVPGFAKHLTNGWLNYRFNSKLIQGLGLSLGYQWQVERSTWSWAGSSGQEALPDYFRLDGAISWQNEKFNVALNVNNILDEYLYSGSAYSTYYYWQTEPPRNFRLSLGYKF
- a CDS encoding PepSY-associated TM helix domain-containing protein; the encoded protein is MTFKKIVGKLHLWLGFASGLIVFIVAVTGCLIAFEDEIKSITYSFRNIEAQEEAQLLPPSQLMRIAQEALDTEDIPKNVIYTEEDKAAAVWFWGMEPEHFYMVHINPYNGKVIKVTDEEADFFHIMIHGHYYLWLPPAIGQPVVAYGTLIFAIMLISGIILWWPKNKKALKQRFSIKWNAKWRRLNYDLHNVLGFYMFSVGLVLALTGMIMGIHWFANTVHFASGGDGMAQYHAPLSDTTAVAAAQSEEGVDLLWAKLLPQKPTDGILFFSIPQDKASSYYTFINHDPDSYHKLDYKHYDQYTLEPLDAEGPYEGKYEEAGFADTLIRMNYDIHRGAILGLTGKIIAFIASLVIASMPVSGVMIWWGRRKKSRKGNASRGQKPLRKEQELVSSN